A genome region from Drosophila simulans strain w501 chromosome 2R, Prin_Dsim_3.1, whole genome shotgun sequence includes the following:
- the LOC6735763 gene encoding uncharacterized protein LOC6735763 isoform X1 — protein MPPKRRRRFQGLYYHSSPPKVMPMNGQAGGQNIRKRRDNEDFSVKLSTIRIWIHEKDIGKLTRILWGGQGNRLCQQASNNGRVKRFLAAVPHVMNAIKDLHQAVIDNNLETVQAQLEPPVPSALVTCKDGNGLNIIHKAAGLGHTKLLEYLVGIWPEGAHETDITGKTPLHWAASAKNNMRCYTLLTQAGCDEEAVDYKMKTPSYYRHKPHEIERAFLVYVPDAPRVSPDSATDWEALCDEGGVDNGAGGDASSKKLDIKVPPSVNGRKSLDDSLENTSELDTNDGTSANEDDDLSKADAEPEAEVASPLQRRPETPATFNTINGEGDGEDSEVENIRRAVSADGGGEAEENGVGQDEGGGGDAVIVENGGVHEEAPEEDQPTEPEDVGQPEEPATESELDGNKKTEVEPEEPVEQVEQVVQAEQVEHEAHEEQETVDEPESNAEDEADPEVATMSVEEREPESENDNDDDDEDVIASDSKGSNPQEGQQPGGGAQPPEDDGNESLTSAMAIEGFVHGAPEDYTVQSQTAVDEDERIKRIVESGDLEQLAEIVLNGEGGSLVGLKSPEPEIQAFLNNVPSYMEKIHRVHDAARDGGLLALQQALDRRKFAIAKNDISPNGSTPLHVAVLFGHTDIVRYLASRFPETMTITDNDGRTPLHYAATIKDNGHFYNMLLQLGANPKSLDKLGHSAEFYLDKDKAKNILNYTELLNIFGAEELENQLLNDQGQAQPVSFQANPIFKTEQGKYLADSLADPLIKALTEIANKRPRDPVAYLTNYLQHFMGDRKPMTEVQVHSGSSKASTSSTSTLALAKSNASSNQRLGNTRNGPGPTNADLIELDARSVAEEEDAEGALAVQHMEERDEHGQSMLHFACARSHRRGALYTLIEESGIDITYRDELYRTARDVSLQANQPNNAAEIDRYVMAQAVIGDVEPFEQLALQGYDHILDIEDENGQSIIDVVQSRQNAALGEFLANLRGLEETREELHQMIRENNMERVVELTNVANAKWLIRTKNYYGRTALHIAVLKESEEMVQHMVKICPEALKIPDNLERTVLHYAMGTNALESVSRILIQNGAKRTAKDLKGRQPSYYFINKADILRLQEEEEESR, from the exons ATTTCTCGGTGAAGTTATCCACCATCAGGATCTGGATTCACGAGAAGGACATCGGCAAGTTGACGCGTATTTTGTGGGGGGGCCAGGGCAACCGCCTGTGCCAACAGGCCAGCAACAATGGTCGAGTGAAGCGCTTCCTGGCCGCCGTTCCCCATGTCATG AATGCCATCAAAGATCTGCACCAGGCGGTCATCGACAACAATCTGGAGACCGTGCAGGCGCAGCTGGAGCCACCGGTGCCCAGTGCGCTGGTCACCTGCAAGGACGGCAATGGCTTGAACATCATTCACAAGGCGGCCGGACTGGGCCACACCAAGCTGCTGGAGTACCTGGTGGGCATTTGGCCCGAGGGCGCCCATGAGACGGACATCACCGGAAAGACGCCGCTCCACTGGGCCGCCAGTGCCAAGAACAACATGCGATGCTACACCCTGCTCACCCAAGCGGGCTGCGACGAGGAGGCCGTCGATTAT AAAATGAAGACCCCCTCATACTATCGCCACAAGCCGCACGAAATCGAGCGCGCCTTCCTGGTTTATGTGCCGGATGCACCTCGCGTCTCCCCCGACAGCGCCACCGATTGGGAGGCCTTGTGCGATGAGGGTGGAGTGGACAACGGAGCGGGCGGCGATGCCAGCTCCAAG AAACTGGACATCAAGGTGCCGCCGTCTGTGAATGGCCGCAAATCGCTGGACGACAGCCTTGAGAACACCTCGGAGCTGGACACCAACGACGG TACGAGTGCCAATGAGGATGACGATCTGTCCAAGGCGGATGCGGAGCCGGAAGCGGAAGTCGCCTCGCCATTGCAGCGCCGACCGGAAACGCCGGCCACCTTCAACACGATCAATGGTGAAGGCGATGGCGAAGACAGCGAGGTCGAG AATATTCGAAGAGCTGTAAGCGCGGATGGAGGCGGAGAGGCAGAGGAAAACGGAGTTGGGCAGGACGAAGGAGGCGGAGGAGATGCGGTAATTGTGGAGAATGGCGGAGTTCACGAGGAGGCTCCGGAGGAGGATCAGCCAACGGAGCCCGAGGACGTGGGACAACCCGAGGAGCCTGCTACTGAGAGTGAGCTTGATGGAAACAAAAAGACTGAAGTGGAGCCAGAGGAGCCGGTGGAACAGGTGGAGCAGGTGGTGCAGGCGGAGCAGGTGGAGCATGAGGCCCATGAGGAGCAGGAGACAGTGGATGAGCCGGAGAGCAACGCTGAGGATGAAGCGGATCCGGAAGTGGCCACCATGTCCGTAGAAGAAAGGGAACCAGAGTCGGAGAACGATaacgatgacgacgatgag GATGTAATAGCTTCGGACAGCAAGGGAAGCAATCCACAGGAGGGTCAGCAACCAGGAGGCGGAGCACAGCCACCGGAGGACGACGGCAATGAGTCCCTCACATCAGCAATGGCCATTGAGGGCTTCGTGCACGGTGCACCCGAGGATTATACAGTTCAGTCTCAAACTGCAGTTGATGAA GATGAGCGCATTAAGCGCATTGTGGAGTCCGGAGACTTGGAGCAGCTGGCCGAGATTGTGCTGAATGGCGAGGGCGGCAGCTTGGTGGGCCTGAAGTCGCCAGAACCGGAAATACAGGCCTTTCTCAACAACGTGCCCAGCTATATG GAGAAAATACATCGCGTGCACGACGCGGCACGTGACGGAGGTTTGCTGGCACTGCAGCAGGCTCTGGATCGCCGGAAGTTTGCCATTGCAAAGAACGACATATCGCCCAACGGCTCCACGCCCTTGCACGTGGCCGTCCTCTTTGGCCACACGG ACATCGTTCGGTACTTGGCGTCCCGCTTTCCGGAGACCATGACAATTACGGATAATGACGGACGCACGCCGCTTCATTACGCAGCCACAATTAAGGACAACGGCCATTTCTACAACATGCTCCTGCAATTGGGCGCCAATCCCAAGTCACTGGACAAG CTGGGCCACTCGGCCGAGTTTTACCTGGACAAGGACAAGGCGAAAAACATTCTCAACTACACCGAGCTGCTGAATATTTTCGGggcggaggagctggagaacCAGTTGCTCAATGACCAGG GTCAGGCGCAGCCAGTGAGCTTTCAGGCCAATCCAATCTTCAAGACGGAGCAGGGAAAATACCTTGCTGATT CTCTCGCAGATCCTTTGATCAAGGCCCTCACTGAAATAGCCAACAAGAGACCCAGAGATCCCGTTGCCTATCTGACCAACTACCTGCAGCACTTCATGGGCGACCGCAAGCCAATGACCGAGGTCCAAGTTCACTCGGGGAGCAGCAAGGCCAGTACCAGTTCCACCTCCACCCTGGCATTGGCCAAGTCGAATGCCAGCTCGAACCAAAGATTGGGCAACACCCGCAACGGTCCTGGTCCCACCAATGCCGATCTCATCGAGCTGGATGCTCGATCCGTagccgaggaggaggatgcgGAAGGAGCTCTGGCTGTGCAGCACATGGAGGAGCGGGATGAGCATGGCCAAAGTATGCTCCACTTCGCATGTGCCCGCTCCCATCGGAGGGGAGCTCTCTACACTCTGATTGAGGAGTCGGGTATTGACATCACCTACCGGGATGAGCTATATCGAACTGCTAGAGATGTCTCGCTCCAAGCGAATCAACCGAACAATGCGGCCGAGATCGATCGATATGTCATGGCACAAGCAGTTATTG GCGACGTCGAACCTTTCGAACAACTCGCTCTGCAAGGCTACGATCACATCCTGGACATCGAAGACGAAAATGGTCAGTCTATAATAGATGTGGTGCAGTCCCGACAGAACGCTGCTCTTGGAGAGTTCCTGGCCAACCTTAGGGGATTGGAGGAAACTCGCGAAGAGCTGCATCAAATGATCAGGGAAAACAACATGGAGCGAGTGGTTGAGTTGACCAATGTTGCCAATGCCAAGTGGTTGATAAGAACCAAGAATTATTATG GTCGAACCGCCCTGCACATAGCTGTGCTGAAGGAGTCCGAGGAAATGGTTCAGCACATGGTGAAAATCTGTCCCGAAGCCTTGAAGATCCCAGATAAC TTGGAACGCACTGTTCTGCATTACGCCATGGGCACCAATGCGCTGGAGAGTGTAAGTCGGATACTGATTCAGAACGGGGCCAAGCGAACCGCCAAGGATCTCAAAGGACGACAGCCAAGCTATTACTTCATCAACAAAGCGGACATACTACGcctgcaggaggaggaggaggagagccGTTGA
- the LOC6735763 gene encoding uncharacterized protein LOC6735763 isoform X2: MEGNRNEFFNEIIGNIDEIFGQAQPVSFQANPIFKTEQGKYLADSLADPLIKALTEIANKRPRDPVAYLTNYLQHFMGDRKPMTEVQVHSGSSKASTSSTSTLALAKSNASSNQRLGNTRNGPGPTNADLIELDARSVAEEEDAEGALAVQHMEERDEHGQSMLHFACARSHRRGALYTLIEESGIDITYRDELYRTARDVSLQANQPNNAAEIDRYVMAQAVIGDVEPFEQLALQGYDHILDIEDENGQSIIDVVQSRQNAALGEFLANLRGLEETREELHQMIRENNMERVVELTNVANAKWLIRTKNYYGRTALHIAVLKESEEMVQHMVKICPEALKIPDNLERTVLHYAMGTNALESVSRILIQNGAKRTAKDLKGRQPSYYFINKADILRLQEEEEESR; the protein is encoded by the exons ATGGAGGGAAATCGCAATGAATTTTTCAACGAAATCATTGGCAATATTGATGAAATATTCG GTCAGGCGCAGCCAGTGAGCTTTCAGGCCAATCCAATCTTCAAGACGGAGCAGGGAAAATACCTTGCTGATT CTCTCGCAGATCCTTTGATCAAGGCCCTCACTGAAATAGCCAACAAGAGACCCAGAGATCCCGTTGCCTATCTGACCAACTACCTGCAGCACTTCATGGGCGACCGCAAGCCAATGACCGAGGTCCAAGTTCACTCGGGGAGCAGCAAGGCCAGTACCAGTTCCACCTCCACCCTGGCATTGGCCAAGTCGAATGCCAGCTCGAACCAAAGATTGGGCAACACCCGCAACGGTCCTGGTCCCACCAATGCCGATCTCATCGAGCTGGATGCTCGATCCGTagccgaggaggaggatgcgGAAGGAGCTCTGGCTGTGCAGCACATGGAGGAGCGGGATGAGCATGGCCAAAGTATGCTCCACTTCGCATGTGCCCGCTCCCATCGGAGGGGAGCTCTCTACACTCTGATTGAGGAGTCGGGTATTGACATCACCTACCGGGATGAGCTATATCGAACTGCTAGAGATGTCTCGCTCCAAGCGAATCAACCGAACAATGCGGCCGAGATCGATCGATATGTCATGGCACAAGCAGTTATTG GCGACGTCGAACCTTTCGAACAACTCGCTCTGCAAGGCTACGATCACATCCTGGACATCGAAGACGAAAATGGTCAGTCTATAATAGATGTGGTGCAGTCCCGACAGAACGCTGCTCTTGGAGAGTTCCTGGCCAACCTTAGGGGATTGGAGGAAACTCGCGAAGAGCTGCATCAAATGATCAGGGAAAACAACATGGAGCGAGTGGTTGAGTTGACCAATGTTGCCAATGCCAAGTGGTTGATAAGAACCAAGAATTATTATG GTCGAACCGCCCTGCACATAGCTGTGCTGAAGGAGTCCGAGGAAATGGTTCAGCACATGGTGAAAATCTGTCCCGAAGCCTTGAAGATCCCAGATAAC TTGGAACGCACTGTTCTGCATTACGCCATGGGCACCAATGCGCTGGAGAGTGTAAGTCGGATACTGATTCAGAACGGGGCCAAGCGAACCGCCAAGGATCTCAAAGGACGACAGCCAAGCTATTACTTCATCAACAAAGCGGACATACTACGcctgcaggaggaggaggaggagagccGTTGA
- the LOC6735767 gene encoding putative inorganic phosphate cotransporter, whose protein sequence is MTAETNTGPMIGQRHLQTFLLFLSIVVNYMAKFNAGVAVVAMTNAENTNPNFPEYDWNEMERSYILSSFFWGYILTQFMGGWLCRRYGARITMFVSTIGSALLVVLIPWCVSWGGWQAYCGIRMSMGLFQGFLFPCIHAHLANWCPVKERNRLGALANTGIDCGTLVAMFASGLLAASSIGWPGIFYVSCGVGVLWCIVWWIFGANQPRESKFIGEAELNYIETSINSSRKAEEAELKATGPIPVPWKAIWTSVPFWALMVTRCCQSWGYSTLQTEMPAYMNGVLLMDMKSNALYSALPYLTSWVMAFVYLIIADILLTRGIMSITGIRKSVNSIAFFVPAAALIGVSFLDSTQKTLAVVLMCANVGINAGSTIGSTINTIDLSPNHAGILMGIVNTASNIVPILTPLLVGIIVKDDHDREQWQIVFIISAIIFCVGNIVYLAFGQMVNQPWDAPDFMDKQRSSNLQEVGHSKALEAQRSEQVEEAKRNESEGIKDN, encoded by the exons ATGACGGCGGAAACGAATACGG GTCCGATGATCGGCCAACGTCATTTGCAGACCTTCCTCCTCTTTCTGTCGATTGTGGTTAACTATATGGCCAAGTTTAATGCTGGAGTTGCGGTTGTGGCAATGACTAATGCGGAGAATACTAACCCAAACTTTCCA GAGTACGATTGGAACGAAATGGAGCGATCCTACATCCTGTCCAGCTTCTTTTGGGGCTACATACTGACACAGTTCATGGGCGGATGGCTGTGCCGACGCTATGGTGCAAGGATAACGATGTTCGTGTCCACCATTGGGTCAGCCCTGCTGGTTGTGCTGATCCCATGGTGTGTTTCCTGGGGCGGCTGGCAAGCGTATTGTGGCATTCGCATGTCCATGGGTCTGTTCCAGGGCTTCCTGTTCCCCTGCATTCACGCCCACCTGGCGAACTGGTGTCCTGTGAAGGAGCGAAACCGGCTGGGAGCCTTGGCCAACACGGGTATTGATTGCGGCACCTTGGTGGCCATGTTTGCGAGTGGATTATTGGCAGCCTCGAGCATCGGCTGGCCCGGCATCTTCTACGTATCCTGCGGTGTGGGCGTTTTATGGTGCATCGTCTGGTGGATTTTCGGAGCCAACCAACCCAGGGAATCCAAGTTCATTGGCGAAGCGGAACTAAACTACATTGAGACTTCGATCAACTCCAGTCGCAAGGCGGAGGAGGCAGAGCTGAAGGCCACTGGACCCATTCCAGTGCCCTGGAAGGCAATTTGGACTTCAGTTCCGTTCTGGGCCTTGATGGTCACTAGGTGCTGTCAGTCCTGGGGATATTCCACGCTCCAGACCGAAATGCCAGCTTACATGAACGGTGTCCTTTTGATGGACATGAAGAGCAATGCTCTTTACTCCGCCCTACCATATTTAACCTCTTGGGTTATGGCCTTTGTCTACCTAATCATCGCGGATATCCTGCTGACCAGAGGCATCATGTCCATCACTGGGATTCGAAAGAGTGTGAATTCGATAGCGTTCTTTGTGCCCGCTGCAGCTCTGATCGGAGTAAGTTTCTTGGACAGTACCCAGAAGACCCTGGCCGTTGTGCTGATGTGCGCCAATGTGGGAATCAACGCTGGTTCCACCATTGGTAGTACCATAAACACCATCGACTTGTCACCCAATCACGCTGGCATCCTTATGGGAATTGTTAATACTGCGTCTAACATTGTGCCCATTTTGACGCCCCTTCTTGTGGGAATCATCGTCAAGGATGAT CACGATCGAGAGCAGTGGCAAATTGTGTTCATTATATCCGCCATCATCTTCTGTGTGGGCAACATTGTCTACTTAGCTTTTGGTCAGATGGTTAATCAGCCCTGGGACGCACCCGACTTTATGGATAAGCAACGATCCTCCAATCTTCAAGAGGTGGGACATTCCAAGGCTCTGGAAGCACAGCGAAGTGAGCAAGTGGAGGAAGCGAAGCGCAATGAAAGTGAGGGTATCAAGGATAACTGA
- the LOC27207769 gene encoding LOW QUALITY PROTEIN: putative inorganic phosphate cotransporter (The sequence of the model RefSeq protein was modified relative to this genomic sequence to represent the inferred CDS: inserted 2 bases in 1 codon; substituted 1 base at 1 genomic stop codon) encodes MRHIQTLLIFFNITCLYIGRLNVGVSVVAMTNADSTNPDFPEYDWTLTQKSYILSSFFWGYIITQFLGGYLCKRYGVKSVMLWGSLASGIFSALTPLFIGFGGWQAYCGIRVLMGCAQGLIFPCIHQHLARWSPPAERNRLGALSHTGIECGNVCAMFFSGMIAKSAIGWPGISYVSAGLAFAWCAFWFVFAADNAAESRYITQEELHYIESSLTHNENYHKTVIPVPWMAIWTSAPFFALMVARCCETWGLSTLQAQIPTYMNGVLDMDMKSNAFFSALPFLAMWIMSYVYLITADVLLAGNRLSLTALRKTFNSLAFWIPCATLIGIGFLDQEQKNLAIALMTISVGFNSGATIGSSLNTIDLSPNHASILMGIVNTAANVVPIVTPLVVGVIVHEDVSLDYYGXYNKVIILFFFQKNRAEWQIVFIIAAVIFFVGNCVFLFYGTAVSQPWDAEDYLTVKVPELAISPAIQEAGKGVDGPSKKSLIXKFQ; translated from the exons ATGCGACACATTCAAACCCTGTTGATTTTTTTCAACATCACGTGCTTGTACATCGGTCGACTGAATGTGGGAGTATCCGTAGTGGCGATGACGAATGCCGATTCTACTAATCCGGATTTTCCA GAATACGATTGGACTTTGACCCAGAAGTCGTATATATTATCCAGCTTCTTTTGGGGATACATCATCACCCAGTTCCTGGGCGGATATTTGTGCAAGCGCTATGGAGTCAAGAGTGTCATGCTCTGGGGCTCCTTAGCATCGGGTATCTTCAGTGCTTTGACTCCGCTCTTCATAGGATTTGGTGGATGGCAAGCCTACTGCGGCATTCGAGTCCTGATGGGATGTGCCCAGGGCCTGATTTTTCCCTGCATCCATCAGCACTTGGCCAGATGGTCACCGCCGGCGGAGAGGAATCGCCTGGGAGCCCTCAGTCACACTGGAATTGAGTGTGGCAAcgtgtgtgccatgttcttCAGTGGAATGATAGCCAAAAGTGCAATTGGCTGGCCAGGAATATCGTATGTCTCTGCAGGATTAGCCTTCGCCTGGTGTGCGTTTTGGTTCGTTTTCGCTGCTGACAATGCAGCGGAATCTCGTTACATAACCCAAGAAGAACTGCACTATATCGAATCGTCACTGACGCACAATGAAAACTATCACAAAACAGTCATTCCCGTTCCCTGGATGGCAATATGGACCTCGGCACCGTTTTTTGCTCTTATGGTGGCGCGTTGCTGCGAGACCTGGGGTCTGAGCACCCTGCAGGCCCAGATCCCAACGTACATGAACGGTGTTCTGGACATGGACATGAAAAGCAATGCATTCTTTTCGGCGTTACCATTTCTGGCCATGTGGATTATGTCGTATGTGTACCTGATAACCGCCGATGTTCTGCTCGCCGGAAACAGGCTGAGTTTAACGGCCCTCAGGAAGACCTTCAACTCGTTGGCCTTCTGGATTCCTTGTGCCACTTTGATTGGAATCGGGTTTCTGGATCAGGAACAAAAGAACCTGGCCATTGCTTTGATGACTATCAGTGTAGGTTTCAACAGTGGAGCAACAATCGGAAGTTCCTTGAACACTATAGATCTATCCCCGAATCATGCGAGTATTCTTATGGGTATTGTGAATACGGCTGCGAATGTAGTGCCTATAGTAACCCCTCTGGTAGTTGGAGTTATTGTTCACGAAGACGTAAGTTTAGACTATTATGG TTATAATAAAGTAATCATACTATTTTTCTTTCAGAAAAACCGTGCTGAGTGGCAGATAGTGTTTATTATTGCGGCAGTAATTTTCTTTGTCGGAAACTGTGTGTTCCTGTTTTATGGAACGGCTGTTTCACAACCCTGGGATGCTGAAGATTACCTCACAGTAAAGGTACCAGAGCTAGCTATATCTCCAGCTATCCAAGAAGCTGGTAAAGGTGTTGATGGACCTTCTAAGAAGTCCTTGATATAAAAGTTCCAGTAG
- the LOC6735768 gene encoding putative inorganic phosphate cotransporter, with product MTAETNKGPVLGMRHVQALLIFLNITTIFIGRLNVGVSVVAMTNAATTNPDFPEYDWTEAEKSYIFSSFFWGYILTQFLGGYLCKRFGVKGVMFWGVFVSGVCSALTPLFIGFGGWKAYCGIRVIMGLAQGMVFPCIHHHLAKWSPPAERNRLGALSHTGMDCGNVSAMFLSGMIAKSAIGWPGISYVSAGLAFAWCAFWFVFGADNAVESRYISKEELHYIESSLKHSEGYHKTVIPVPWMAIWTSAPFLALTLTRCCATWGLSTLQAQIPTYMNGVLDLDMKSNAFFSALPFLAMWIMSYVYLITADVLLAGNRLSLTALRKTFNSLAFWIPCATLIGIGFLDQEQKNLAIALMTISVGINSGATIGSSLNTIDLSPNHASILMGILNTAATVVPIVTPLVVGVIVHEDNNRAEWQIVFIIAAVLFFVGNSVFLYFGTAVSQPWDAEDYLTVKVPELAISPAIHEAGKGIDGPSEKSLI from the exons ATGACGGCCGAGACAAACAAAG GACCCGTTCTGGGAATGCGGCATGTCCAGGCGCTACTGATCTTCCTCAACATAACTACCATATTCATAGGCCGCCTAAATGTTGGTGTGTCTGTGGTGGCAATGACCAATGCGGCAACTACGAACCCGGACTTTCCG GAATACGATTGGACGGAGGCGGAGAAGTCATACATATTCTCCAGTTTCTTTTGGGGCTACATATTGACCCAATTTCTTGGAGGCTATCTCTGCAAGCGCTTTGGAGTCAAAGGTGTAATGTTTTGGGGCGTCTTTGTATCTGGTGTCTGcagtgcattgaccccgctcTTCATCGGATTTGGCGGATGGAAGGCCTACTGTGGAATTCGCGTGATTATGGGCTTGGCACAGGGAATGGTTTTTCCCTGTATTCATCACCACTTGGCCAAATGGTCACCTCCGGCGGAACGAAATCGGTTGGGTGCTCTCAGTCACACTGGGATGGACTGCGGCAATGTAAGTGCCATGTTCTTGAGCGGAATGATAGCCAAAAGTGCCATTGGCTGGCCAGGAATATCGTATGTCTCCGCAGGATTAGCTTTTGCCTGGTGTGCGTTTTGGTTCGTTTTTGGTGCTGACAATGCAGTGGAATCTCGTTACATAAGCAAGGAAGAACTCCACTACATCGAATCGTCCCTGAAGCACAGTGAGGGGTATCACAAAACCGTCATTCCCGTTCCCTGGATGGCGATTTGGACCTCGGCACCGTTTCTTGCTCTTACGCTGACACGTTGTTGCGCGACCTGGGGTCTGAGCACCCTGCAGGCCCAGATCCCAACGTATATGAACGGGGTTCTGGACTTGGACATGAAAAGCAATGCATTCTTTTCGGCGTTACCATTTCTGGCAATGTGGATTATGTCGTATGTGTACCTGATAACCGCCGATGTTCTGCTCGCCGGAAACAGGCTGAGTTTAACGGCCCTCAGAAAGACCTTCAACTCGTTGGCCTTCTGGATTCCTTGTGCCACTTTGATTGGAATCGGATTTCTAGATCAGGAACAAAAGAACCTTGCCATTGCTTTGATGACCATCAGTGTCGGTATTAACAGTGGAGCAACAATCGGAAGCTCATTGAACACTATAGATTTATCCCCGAATCATGCGAGTATTCTCATGGGAATTTTGAATACGGCTGCCACTGTAGTGCCTATAGTAACCCCTTTGGTAGTTGGAGTTATCGTTCATGAAGAC AATAACCGTGCTGAGTGGCAGATAGTGTTCATTATTGCGGCAGTACTTTTCTTTGTCGGAAACTCCGTGTTCCTATATTTTGGAACGGCTGTTTCACAACCCTGGGATGCTGAAGACTACCTCACAGTAAAGGTACCAGAGCTAGCTATATCTCCAGCTATCCATGAAGCTGGTAAAGGTATTGATGGACCTTCGGAGAAGTCCTTAATATAA
- the LOC6735769 gene encoding putative inorganic phosphate cotransporter has translation MTAETNKRPVLGMRHVQALLIFLNITTVFIGRLNVGVSVVAMTNAETTNPDFPEYDWTEAEKSYILSSFFWGYILTQFLGGYLCKRFGVKSVMFWGVFGSGVCSALTPLFIEFGEWQAYCGIRVLMGLAQGVVFPCIHQHLAKWSPPEERNRLGALSHTGIECGNVSAMFLSGMIAKSSLGWPGISYVSAGVAFFWCALWFVFAANHPTESRFIGENELLYIESSLKHNESYHATIIPIPWKAIWTSAPFLALLIVRCCENWGLSTLQAEIPSYMNGVLDMDMKSNAFFSALPFLAMWCMSYIYLIVADVLLGKNSVSLTVLRKTYNSIAFWIPAATLVGIGFLDKDQKNFAIALMTISVGVNSAQTIGSVLNTIDLSKNHASILMGIVNTAANFVPIATPLVVGWIVEENSDRSQWQIVFIIASVIFFVGNCIYLVFGTAVTQPWDAEDFLQTQNPELANGPPMQALSFPINENSKEKMDSKSH, from the exons ATGACGGCCGAGACAAACAAAA GACCCGTTCTGGGAATGCGGCATGTCCAGGCGCTACTGATCTTCCTCAACATAACCACCGTATTCATAGGCCGCCTAAATGTGGGTGTGTCTGTGGTGGCAATGACCAATGCGGAAACTACGAACCCGGACTTTCCG GAATACGACTGGACGGAGGCGGAGAAGTCGTACATTCTCTCCAGTTTCTTTTGGGGCTACATCCTAACCCAATTTCTTGGAGGCTATCTCTGCAAGCGCTTTGGAGTCAAGAGTGTAATGTTTTGGGGTGTCTTTGGATCTGGTGTCTGCAGTGCATTGACGCCGCTCTTCATCGAATTTGGAGAATGGCAGGCCTACTGTGGAATTCGAGTGCTAATGGGATTGGCCCAGGGAGTGGTATTCCCATGCATTCATCAGCACCTGGCTAAATGGTCACCTCCGGAGGAAAGAAATCGGTTGGGAGCTCTGAGTCACACTGGAATCGAGTGCGGCAATGTGAGTGCCATGTTCCTGAGCGGAATGATAGCCAAGAGCTCCCTGGGATGGCCCGGAATCTCATATGTCTCGGCTGGAGTGGCCTTCTTTTGGTGTGCATTATGGTTCGTCTTCGCTGCCAACCATCCCACGGAATCTCGTTTCATAGGAGAGAACGAACTGCTCTATATTGAGTCGTCTCTAAAGCACAATGAGTCATACCACGCTACCATCATCCCCATTCCCTGGAAGGCAATTTGGACGTCGGCACCATTCCTGGCCCTGCTCATAGTACGATGCTGTGAGAACTGGGGACTTAGCACTCTGCAGGCCGAGATCCCATCCTACATGAACGGAGTCCTCGACATGGACATGAAGAGCAATGCGTTCTTTTCGGCACTCCCATTCTTGGCCATGTGGTGCATGTCGTATATTTACCTTATCGTAGCCGATGTGCTCTTGGGCAAGAACTCGGTTTCCTTGACGGTTTTGAGGAAGACCTACAACTCCATTGCCTTCTGGATTCCTGCTGCCACTTTGGTGGGCATTGGCTTCCTAGACAAGGATCAAAAGAACTTCGCGATTGCTCTGATGACCATCAGTGTGGGCGTGAATAGTGCTCAAACCATTGGCAGTGTTCTAAACACAATTGATCTGTCGAAAAATCACGCTAGTATTCTCATGGGAATTGTAAATACAGCTGCGAATTTTGTGCCCATAGCCACTCCTTTAGTGGTTGGATGGATTGTAGAGGAAAAT TCTGATCGCTCCCAATGGCAGATCGTATTCATCATTGCCTCCGTCATCTTCTTTGTGGGCAACTGCATTTACCTGGTGTTTGGCACGGCCGTAACTCAGCCCTGGGATGCCGAGGACTTTCTCCAGACACAGAACCCGGAACTTGCCAATGGACCACCTATGCAGGCGTTATCCTTTCCAATTAACGAAAATTCCAAAGAGAAAATGGATAGTAAAAGCCATTAA